In Struthio camelus isolate bStrCam1 chromosome 4, bStrCam1.hap1, whole genome shotgun sequence, a genomic segment contains:
- the PPEF2 gene encoding serine/threonine-protein phosphatase with EF-hands 2 isoform X2, with product MDHFTPSSSKERDFISRMFVSGESFKEAELEKYCDYESMEVPDSYTGPHLSFPLLPDHATALLEAFKQKQQLHARYVLNLLHETRKHLKQLPNISHVSTCYSEEVTVCGDLHGQLDDLFLIFYKNGLPSPSKSYVFNGDFVDRGKQSLEILIVLFTFLLVYPNEVHLNRGNHEDHMVNLRYGFTKEVMQKYKVHGKKILKMIQNVFCWLPLATLIDQKVLIIHGGISDTTDLDMLEKIQRHKFISVLRGKKRKESNRNVEIQEINGESKADASPAGHDAATSPSSQPRPAQAPSMANRLEFSKWVRQTVQEQIERCRRLVDISESEEEELTYSSFVSMADLDAPCWTRQEEWKQILDILWSDPMPQEGCRENTVRGGGCYFGPDVTEKILEKYSLQFLIRSHECKQEGYEFCHNRKVLTIFSASNYYEIGSNRGAYVKLGPDLVPHFVQYQASKTAHTLTMTQRISRVEESAFRALREKLFAHTSALISAFKAYDKDGTGRITLSNWATAVESVLRLGLPWRMLRPQLVRSTADGMLEYKSWLEDLAMEQRSREHVQAGLLEVIYRNRSNLETIFRIIDRDHSGLISFEEFHQTWKLFSSHMNIELTDDGISDLVRSIDFNKDGNIDFNEFLEAFRLVKQSQ from the exons ATGGACCACTTCACGCCAAGCAGCAGTAAAGAGC GAGATTTCATCAGTCGCATGTTTGTAAGTGGTGAAAGTTTCAAAgaagcagaactggaaaaataCTGTGACTATGAATCCATGGAGGTGCCAGACTCCTACACGGGGCCCCATCTCTCCTTCCCACTACTTCCTGACCATGCAACTGCCTTGCTGGAAGCTTTCAAACAGAAACAA CAGCTTCACGCTCGCTATGTCTTAAACCTTCTGCATGAGACCAGGAAGCACCTCAAGCAGTTGCCAAACATCAGTCATGTCTCCACCTGCTATAGCGAGGAGGTCACCGTGTGTG GAGACTTGCATGGCCAGCTGGATGATTTGTTCCTCATATTTTATAAG AATggccttccttccccttctaaGTCCTATGTGTTCAATGGGGACTTCGTAGATAGAGGCAAACAGTCCCTCGAGATTCTGATTGTCCTCTTTACCTTCCTTTTGGTCTATCCAAATGAGGTTCATCTCAACCGCGGGAACCATGAGGACCACATGGTCAACTTACG CTACGGCTTCACTAAAGAAGTCATGCAGAAATACAAG GTGCATGGAAAGAAAATCTTGAAGATGATACAGAATGTCTTCTGCTGGCTACCCTTGGCCACCCTCATTGATCAGAAAGTCCTGATTATACACGGGGGCATCTCTGATACCACTGACTTGGACATGCTTGAGAaaattcagaggcacaaa tttatttctgtattgcgagggaagaaaagaaaggagtcgAATAGAAATgtggaaatacaggaaataaacgGGGAAAGCAAAGCAGATGCCTCCCCAGCAGGGCATGACGCAGCGACCAGTCCATCCTCGCAGCCTCGGCCAGCCCAGGCTCCCAGCATGGCCAACAGGCTGGAGTTCTCCAAGTGGGTCCGGCAGACGGTGCAGGAACAAATTGAGCGGTGCCGCCGGCTGGTGGACATCAGCGAGtcagaggaggaggagctcaCCTACTCCAGCTTCGTCTCCATGGCTGACTTGGATGCCCCGTGCTGGACTCGCCAGGAGGAGTGGAAGCAG ATTTTGGACATTCTCTGGAGTGACCCCATGCCTCAGGAGGGCTGCAGAGAAAATACAGTGCGAGGTGGTGGCTGCTACTTTGGGCCTGACGTGACAGAGAAGATCCTCGAGAAGTACAGCTTGCAGTTCCTTATCCGCTCCCACGAGTGCAAGCAAGAGGGCTACGAGTTTTGTCACAACCGGAAG GTTTTGACCATTTTTTCAGCCTCCAACTATTATGAGATTGGCAGCAACAGGGGAGCCTATGTGAAGCTGGGGCCGGACCTGGTTCCCCATTTTGTTCAGTACCAAGCGAGCAAGACAGCCCATACTCTCACCATGACCCAAAG AATCAGCAGAGTAGAGGAGTCAGCTTTTCGAGCCTTGCGGGAAAAGCTCTTTGCTCACACATCAGCCCTCATCAGTGCATTCAAGGCCTATGATAAGGATGGTACAG GAAGGATCACGCTGAGCAACTGGGCGACGGCAGTGGAATCCGTCTTGCGTCTGGGATTGCCATGGCGAATGCTGCGACCGCAGCTGGTGCGCAGCACGGCCGATGGCATGCTGGAGTACAAATCCTGGCTCGAGGACTTGGCCATGGAGCAGCGGAGCCGAGAG CACGTCCAGGCGGGCTTGCTGGAAGTCATTTATCGAAACAGATCCAACTTGGAGACCATATTCAGGATCATAGACAGAGATCATTCAG GCCTCATCTCATTTGAGGAATTTCACCAAACCTGGAAGCTGTTCAGCTCCCATATGAACATTGAACTCACGGACGACGGCATCAGTGACTTAGTTCGCAGCATTGATTTCAATAAGGATGGAAACATCGACTTCAACGAGTTCCTAGAAGCCTTCCGCCTTGTCAAACAGTCGCAGTAG
- the PPEF2 gene encoding serine/threonine-protein phosphatase with EF-hands 2 isoform X1, translating into MGSGSSVNADFRYSLQKSENAFKAAVLIQRWYRRYVARLEMRRRCTWRIFQSIEYACEQDQIKLHNFFSYLMDHFTPSSSKERDFISRMFVSGESFKEAELEKYCDYESMEVPDSYTGPHLSFPLLPDHATALLEAFKQKQQLHARYVLNLLHETRKHLKQLPNISHVSTCYSEEVTVCGDLHGQLDDLFLIFYKNGLPSPSKSYVFNGDFVDRGKQSLEILIVLFTFLLVYPNEVHLNRGNHEDHMVNLRYGFTKEVMQKYKVHGKKILKMIQNVFCWLPLATLIDQKVLIIHGGISDTTDLDMLEKIQRHKFISVLRGKKRKESNRNVEIQEINGESKADASPAGHDAATSPSSQPRPAQAPSMANRLEFSKWVRQTVQEQIERCRRLVDISESEEEELTYSSFVSMADLDAPCWTRQEEWKQILDILWSDPMPQEGCRENTVRGGGCYFGPDVTEKILEKYSLQFLIRSHECKQEGYEFCHNRKVLTIFSASNYYEIGSNRGAYVKLGPDLVPHFVQYQASKTAHTLTMTQRISRVEESAFRALREKLFAHTSALISAFKAYDKDGTGRITLSNWATAVESVLRLGLPWRMLRPQLVRSTADGMLEYKSWLEDLAMEQRSREHVQAGLLEVIYRNRSNLETIFRIIDRDHSGLISFEEFHQTWKLFSSHMNIELTDDGISDLVRSIDFNKDGNIDFNEFLEAFRLVKQSQ; encoded by the exons CTTTCAAGGCAGCCGTCTTGATCCAAAGGTGGTATCGGCGCTACGTTGCTCGGCTGGAAATGCGCCGGCGGTGCACCTGGAGAATATTTCAATCCATTGAGTACGCCTGTGAGCAGGATCAGATCAAG CTTCACAACTTCTTCAGTTACCTCATGGACCACTTCACGCCAAGCAGCAGTAAAGAGC GAGATTTCATCAGTCGCATGTTTGTAAGTGGTGAAAGTTTCAAAgaagcagaactggaaaaataCTGTGACTATGAATCCATGGAGGTGCCAGACTCCTACACGGGGCCCCATCTCTCCTTCCCACTACTTCCTGACCATGCAACTGCCTTGCTGGAAGCTTTCAAACAGAAACAA CAGCTTCACGCTCGCTATGTCTTAAACCTTCTGCATGAGACCAGGAAGCACCTCAAGCAGTTGCCAAACATCAGTCATGTCTCCACCTGCTATAGCGAGGAGGTCACCGTGTGTG GAGACTTGCATGGCCAGCTGGATGATTTGTTCCTCATATTTTATAAG AATggccttccttccccttctaaGTCCTATGTGTTCAATGGGGACTTCGTAGATAGAGGCAAACAGTCCCTCGAGATTCTGATTGTCCTCTTTACCTTCCTTTTGGTCTATCCAAATGAGGTTCATCTCAACCGCGGGAACCATGAGGACCACATGGTCAACTTACG CTACGGCTTCACTAAAGAAGTCATGCAGAAATACAAG GTGCATGGAAAGAAAATCTTGAAGATGATACAGAATGTCTTCTGCTGGCTACCCTTGGCCACCCTCATTGATCAGAAAGTCCTGATTATACACGGGGGCATCTCTGATACCACTGACTTGGACATGCTTGAGAaaattcagaggcacaaa tttatttctgtattgcgagggaagaaaagaaaggagtcgAATAGAAATgtggaaatacaggaaataaacgGGGAAAGCAAAGCAGATGCCTCCCCAGCAGGGCATGACGCAGCGACCAGTCCATCCTCGCAGCCTCGGCCAGCCCAGGCTCCCAGCATGGCCAACAGGCTGGAGTTCTCCAAGTGGGTCCGGCAGACGGTGCAGGAACAAATTGAGCGGTGCCGCCGGCTGGTGGACATCAGCGAGtcagaggaggaggagctcaCCTACTCCAGCTTCGTCTCCATGGCTGACTTGGATGCCCCGTGCTGGACTCGCCAGGAGGAGTGGAAGCAG ATTTTGGACATTCTCTGGAGTGACCCCATGCCTCAGGAGGGCTGCAGAGAAAATACAGTGCGAGGTGGTGGCTGCTACTTTGGGCCTGACGTGACAGAGAAGATCCTCGAGAAGTACAGCTTGCAGTTCCTTATCCGCTCCCACGAGTGCAAGCAAGAGGGCTACGAGTTTTGTCACAACCGGAAG GTTTTGACCATTTTTTCAGCCTCCAACTATTATGAGATTGGCAGCAACAGGGGAGCCTATGTGAAGCTGGGGCCGGACCTGGTTCCCCATTTTGTTCAGTACCAAGCGAGCAAGACAGCCCATACTCTCACCATGACCCAAAG AATCAGCAGAGTAGAGGAGTCAGCTTTTCGAGCCTTGCGGGAAAAGCTCTTTGCTCACACATCAGCCCTCATCAGTGCATTCAAGGCCTATGATAAGGATGGTACAG GAAGGATCACGCTGAGCAACTGGGCGACGGCAGTGGAATCCGTCTTGCGTCTGGGATTGCCATGGCGAATGCTGCGACCGCAGCTGGTGCGCAGCACGGCCGATGGCATGCTGGAGTACAAATCCTGGCTCGAGGACTTGGCCATGGAGCAGCGGAGCCGAGAG CACGTCCAGGCGGGCTTGCTGGAAGTCATTTATCGAAACAGATCCAACTTGGAGACCATATTCAGGATCATAGACAGAGATCATTCAG GCCTCATCTCATTTGAGGAATTTCACCAAACCTGGAAGCTGTTCAGCTCCCATATGAACATTGAACTCACGGACGACGGCATCAGTGACTTAGTTCGCAGCATTGATTTCAATAAGGATGGAAACATCGACTTCAACGAGTTCCTAGAAGCCTTCCGCCTTGTCAAACAGTCGCAGTAG